The following are encoded together in the Clostridium sp. 'White wine YQ' genome:
- a CDS encoding sensor histidine kinase has translation MFEKLNKEKYMLFLRYGYILIFLFSFIRENSNKLGINHIVIILFFIINNQLRYFIFPKKLAYSIPSFMLEIIMAYYLFNFSGSYGSIVFILILMDIIYEFNSIFSYIFVFVISLMLVYTKNIDSIVYWVVGVAPIIVLLVRIKDEEERKVEAQDLYDRLRKKDEELKKANKELESYVNTIEEITLLRERNRISREIHDNVGHALSTIIIQLGAIEKIAKVNGDEASQMANNLGEFAKESMARVRGAVRAMKPRELEEYEGIVAISEMIKNFEKLTSVNVKFRVSNKVWKLNADQTMVIYRIIQEFLSNSIRHGKATEVRIFLNFLEDGLRLHLKDNGIGSKEVVPGVGLRSIKERVTAWAGTLEYHTNEDKGFELIVTMEKSKLSLDEV, from the coding sequence ATGTTCGAAAAGCTAAACAAAGAGAAGTATATGCTTTTCTTAAGATATGGATACATACTAATATTCTTATTTTCTTTTATAAGAGAAAATAGTAATAAGCTTGGAATAAATCATATAGTTATCATATTGTTTTTTATAATTAACAATCAGTTAAGATATTTTATATTTCCGAAGAAGCTAGCGTACTCAATACCATCATTTATGTTGGAAATTATAATGGCATATTATTTGTTTAATTTCTCAGGAAGCTATGGCAGTATAGTTTTCATCTTAATTTTAATGGATATAATATATGAGTTTAATAGCATATTTTCATATATTTTTGTATTTGTTATTTCATTAATGTTAGTATATACAAAAAACATTGACTCAATAGTATATTGGGTTGTAGGCGTAGCTCCAATTATTGTTCTATTAGTCAGAATTAAGGATGAAGAGGAAAGAAAGGTCGAAGCTCAGGATTTGTATGACAGGCTAAGAAAAAAAGATGAAGAACTTAAGAAGGCTAACAAGGAATTAGAATCTTATGTGAATACTATTGAGGAAATCACTTTATTAAGAGAACGGAATAGAATATCTAGAGAAATTCATGACAATGTGGGACACGCTCTTTCAACTATTATAATTCAACTTGGAGCAATAGAGAAAATAGCAAAAGTTAATGGCGATGAAGCGTCACAAATGGCTAATAATCTTGGAGAATTTGCAAAAGAAAGTATGGCAAGAGTTAGAGGCGCAGTAAGGGCTATGAAACCAAGAGAATTAGAAGAATATGAAGGTATTGTAGCTATTTCAGAGATGATTAAGAACTTTGAAAAGTTAACTTCAGTGAACGTAAAATTTAGAGTTTCAAATAAAGTATGGAAGCTAAATGCAGATCAAACTATGGTTATATATAGAATTATACAAGAATTCCTTTCAAATTCTATTAGGCATGGGAAAGCTACTGAAGTTAGAATATTTTTAAATTTCTTGGAAGATGGATTAAGGCTTCATTTAAAGGACAATGGTATTGGTTCAAAGGAAGTAGTACCAGGTGTAGGACTTAGAAGTATTAAGGAAAGAGTTACAGCATGGGCGGGAACCTTGGAATATCATACAAATGAAGATAAAGGTTTTGAACTTATTGTGACAATGGAAAAATCGAAGCTTAGCTTAGATGAAGTATAA